The proteins below are encoded in one region of Sminthopsis crassicaudata isolate SCR6 chromosome 1, ASM4859323v1, whole genome shotgun sequence:
- the ZBTB7A gene encoding zinc finger and BTB domain-containing protein 7A, with amino-acid sequence MAGGVDGPIGIPFPDHSSDILSSLNEQRTHGLLCDVVILVEGREFPTHRSVLAACSQYFKKLFTSGAVVDQQNVYEIDFVSAEALTALVDFAYTATLTVSTSNVSDILNAARLLEIPAVSDVCADLLDRQILAKNDQMDLVDQIDQRNHLRAKEYLEFFQSNPINSLPNNFPWTNPNFAGPEDEEDEEAAAAVAAAAAAAAAATAAAGGECNGLDFYAQGERPKANDGDPDSSQGLWPDRDEEAAPGASLFPPSQNGHYGGRGGGAGGEEEAASLSEAPEPGDSPGLVSGTADGEDGDGAEVDGLAASALLQQMITSVGRQAGGGGSEEDQRKEDEGVMDYYLKYFSGSHEGDVYPSWSQKVEKKIRAKAFQKCPICEKVIQGAGKLPRHIRTHTGEKPYECNICKVRFTRQDKLKVHMRKHTGEKPYLCQQCGAAFAHNYDLKNHMRVHTGLRPYQCESCFKTFVRSDHLHRHLKKDGCNGIPSRRGRKPRVRDSGAGAAPAPAPVAQDGRRHRPEKHFKEEEEEDEEEEQPQPEAPGRLNVAGGSADGNLTTGLS; translated from the exons ATGGCCGGTGGTGTGGATGGCCCCATTGGGATCCCCTTCCCTGACCACAGCAGCGACATTCTGAGCAGCCTGAATGAACAGAGGACCCATGGCCTACTATGTGACGTGGTCATCCTAGTGGAGGGCCGAGAGTTCCCCACGCACCGCTCCGTGCTGGCCGCCTGCAGCCAATACTTCAAGAAGCTTTTCACGTCGGGGGCTGTGGTGGACCAGCAGAATGTCTATGAGATCGATTTTGTGAGTGCGGAAGCTCTCACTGCCCTGGTGGACTTTGCCTACACAGCAACCCTCACCGTCAGCACATCCAATGTCAGTGACATCCTCAACGCTGCTCGCCTGCTGGAGATCCCGGCCGTCAGTGACGTGTGCGCCGACCTCCTGGACCGCCAAATTCTGGCCAAGaatgaccagatggatttagtAGATCAAATTGATCAGCGGAACCACCTCAGAGCCAAGGAGTACCTTGAATTCTTCCAGAGCAACCCCATCAACAGCCTCCCTAACAACTTCCCGTGGACCAACCCCAACTTTGCCGGCCCAGAGgatgaggaggatgaggaggcggcggcggctgTGGCGGCGGCCGCGGCCGCGGCCGCAGCAGCCACGGCGGCCGCTGGTGGTGAATGCAATGGCCTGGACTTCTATGCCCAGGGTGAGCGACCAAAGGCCAATGATGGTGACCCAGACAGCAGTCAGGGCCTGTGGCCCGATCGTGATGAGGAGGCAGCCCCAGGGGCCAGCCTCTTCCCCCCCTCACAGAATGGGCACTATGGAGGCCGCGGCGGTGGTGCTGGGGGTGAGGAGGAAGCTGCCTCCCTTTCAGAGGCGCCCGAGCCCGGGGACTCCCCCGGCCTCGTGTCGGGGACGGCCGATGGGGAGGATGGCGACGGGGCAGAGGTGGACGGGCTGGCCGCCAGTGCCCTGCTGCAGCAGATGATCACCTCGGTGGGGCGGCAGGCTGGTGGTGGGGGCAGTGAGGAGGATCAGCGCAAGGAGGACGAGGGTGTCATGGATTATTACTTGAAGTATTTCAGTGGCTCCCATGAGGGCGATGTCTACCCGTCATGGTCCCAGAAGGTGGAGAAGAAGATCAGGGCCAAAGCATTCCAGAAGTGCCCCATCTGTGAGAAGGTGATCCAGGGGGCGGGCAAGCTGCCCCGTCACATTCGTACCCACACTGGCGAAAAGCCCTATGAGTGCAACATCTGCAAAGTCCGATTCACCAG GCAGGACAAGCTGAAGGTCCACATGCGGAAGCACACGGGGGAGAAGCCCTACCTGTGCCAGCAGTGCGGGGCTGCCTTTGCCCACAACTACGACTTGAAGAACCACATGCGGGTGCACACGGGCCTGCGGCCCTACCAGTGTGAGAGCTGCTTCAAGACTTTCGTCCGCTCCGACCACTTGCACAGGCACCTCAAGAAGGACGGCTGCAACGGAATCCCCTCCCGCCGAGGCCGCAAGCCACGGGTGCGCGACTCGGGGGCGGGGGCTGCTCCGGCCCCCGCACCAGTGGCCCAGGACGGCCGGCGCCACCGGCCCGAGAAGCACtttaaggaggaagaggaggaggacgaggaagAAGAGCAGCCCCAGCCTGAGGCCCCGGGCAGGTTGAATGTAGCGGGAGGGTCAGCTGACGGTAACTTAACGACCGGACTCTCCTAA